A single window of Rubripirellula lacrimiformis DNA harbors:
- a CDS encoding DNA integrity scanning protein DisA nucleotide-binding domain protein, translated as MATQRFTKHNAAIIQTGVALLKARNADALLVLLDGSTDWKRIAEIASEVEKPIIVAVDSPDDLEGASEAGLKALALNKEKAPLLERLQHALLEAAADEFIRTNGEIVAVYSGFHQGRLDSISHLQLDERMRRLTTRDLQMLESRVPLPTIKAVIDLAAQIGREGREGKPVGTLFVVGDTRKVLEHSNDSGVDPFRGYNRKSRNLLDAKVQDDAKEIAQLDGAFVVGSDAVIERSRQMLEVSHEDLTMTKGLGARHWAAAAISRKTKAISVVVSQSTGTVRLYQDGHLVMRIEPMDKAVTWQEFAFEPPSSNQAES; from the coding sequence GTGGCGACGCAACGATTCACCAAACACAACGCTGCCATCATCCAAACGGGCGTGGCTTTGTTAAAGGCTCGCAATGCCGACGCTTTGTTGGTGTTGTTGGATGGATCAACCGACTGGAAGCGGATCGCCGAAATCGCATCGGAAGTTGAAAAACCGATCATCGTGGCGGTCGATTCCCCTGACGACCTGGAAGGGGCATCCGAGGCCGGGCTGAAAGCTCTGGCGCTGAACAAGGAAAAAGCACCGCTGTTGGAACGGCTGCAGCATGCTCTGCTGGAAGCTGCGGCCGACGAGTTCATTCGGACCAACGGCGAAATCGTCGCCGTCTACAGTGGTTTTCACCAAGGCCGGCTGGATTCGATCAGCCACCTGCAACTGGACGAACGGATGCGGCGTCTTACGACCCGCGACCTGCAGATGCTGGAGAGCCGGGTGCCGTTGCCAACGATCAAAGCCGTCATCGATTTGGCCGCGCAAATTGGTCGCGAAGGCCGCGAAGGCAAGCCCGTCGGCACGCTGTTTGTCGTCGGCGACACCCGCAAGGTGCTGGAACACAGCAACGATTCTGGCGTCGACCCGTTCCGCGGGTACAACCGAAAGAGCCGCAATCTGTTGGACGCCAAAGTCCAAGACGATGCCAAAGAAATCGCTCAACTCGACGGTGCATTTGTTGTCGGCAGCGACGCGGTCATCGAACGCAGTCGGCAGATGTTGGAAGTGTCTCACGAAGACCTGACGATGACCAAGGGATTGGGGGCACGCCACTGGGCAGCCGCCGCGATCTCGCGAAAAACCAAGGCCATTTCTGTGGTGGTCAGCCAATCGACTGGCACGGTCCGACTGTATCAAGACGGGCATTTGGTGATGCGAATCGAACCGATGGACAAAGCGGTCA